The genomic segment AGATACTAACCAAAGGTCTACCAAGACTTTCTACAAAAACAATTGTCTGGCGATGCATTGTTTAGACTTTTGATAATCACCGATAAAAAACCTTGCTATAATTTCTCTGCCCAAGTAGCATTTTGCTCAGCTTGTTTTATATTAAAAAAACCTGGGTAAACAATAATTGACCTCTAAAGATTATGAAACGAGGCAAAACTAACCACATGGCATACATCTACCAAACAACTCCACCAATTCACCTAAAAGACCTTGCACTTACGCTTTCTAATTACTCATCTGCAGGAGGAACCAATTATGGCGTCATCTGAGCAAAAAGTTGTCCACATCAGAAGGAATGTCCAGGATTATGGTGATCCATATCTGAACCGCGAAAAGCCAGAAGAAATATCCGTTTGCCGCGAATGCAAGTGTGTATACGCCGGAGACCGCTGGCAGTTGGAGAGCCAAGCGGCAAAACTATTAAAAAACGCGAAGAAGATTATTTACACTTTATGTCCCGCCTGCCAAAAAATACACGATAGAATGCCCGGCGGAATAGTTAACATTAGTGGCAATTTTGCAAAAAATCATGAACAAGATATAGTAAACTTGTTAAACAACGAAAACGAACGCGCAATGACCATAAATCCAATTGAACGCATCATAGATATTGAGCATTCCAACGATGGACTGGTTGTCTGGACAACCAACGAAAAACTTGCCCAAAGAATTGGTCGGCAGCTTTACAAAGCATACCGTGGCGAAGTAGAGTACCACTGGTCAGAAGATACAAAGCTAGCAAGGGTATACTGGCGCCGAGATTAGCGGACCTCCAAAGCCCTTCTAGCAGCTTAAAGGTAAAAACTATAATTACTTAAGTGAGGAGGTGCGGTACACATGTTTGAAACCCTTCGCAGATTCATGTTTATAGGGCTAGGAGTAGCCGCTCTATCAAAAGAAAAAACCAAGCAACTGATTGATGAGTTCGTTGAACGCGGCGAACTAACAAGCGAAGAAGGCAAGAAGCTCTTCGAGGAATGGATATCTAAAGCGGAAGAACAAGGCAAAAATCTTAATGAAAAAATCCGCAACCAGATTAGACAAATGCTCAGAGAGCTAGATATAGCCGACCGACGACAGATTGGAACACTAGAGAAAAAGATAGACGAATTGGAAAAACGCTTAGAAGAACTTGCTTCAAAACTGCAAAAGTCGGAGGGCTCAGAATAGTCAGCCCTCACAATAGAGCAGCGGATAAGTACAGTGGTATTCGAAAAAAGAAGACGACACCTAGCACGATTCATAGAAATGGGGCGCGTATTAGCACGCCATCAATGGGAACATCTTCTTGCCCAATTGGGTCTCTCAGAACTTTTTCATTTGCGACCACATGGCAAAGGAATTCTCCCCGACCCAACTGATGTCAGGGAATCTCTAGAGGAACTAGGGCCGACTTTCATCAAACTTGGACAACTTTTGAGCACACGCCCAGATATCATTCCCTCACAATACGTCGCTGAACTTGAGAAGCTTCAAGATACCGCTCCGACTGTACCAATTAACAAGATTCTTAAGGTCATCGAAGAGGAATTCGGCATGGCGCCAGATTCTATTTTTGAACATTTCGATGAAACCCCACTTGCTGCTGCATCTCTTGGACAAACCCATCTTGCAACACTGAAAAACGGCACTAAAGTTGTAGTAAAAGTCCAGCGTCCTGATATACACCGCATAATTGAAACAGACCTCGAAATACTTCAGGGGCTTGCTCATTTTGTGGAACAACACTCTGAACGCATGCGCACATTAGGCATATCTGACTTAGTTGAAGAGTTTGCCATCACAATTCGCCAAGAACTCGATTATACTCATGAAGGACGGAACACCGACCGAATCAAGGAAAATTTGAAAGAGTTGAAATTTGTTCGCGTTCCGACGGTGTATTGGGAATATACAACCCCCAAAGTGCTCACAATTGAACAAATCACAGGTATAAAAATCACCGACATCAGCGAACTTGATGAGCGCGGTCTTGATAGAAAAAATGTGGCTAAGAACCTAGCTAAGGCTTTTATGGAAATGATCTTTATACACGGGTTTTTCCATGGTGACCCCCACCCAGGCAATTTAGTTGTGCTTGACGATTGTGCAATTGGCCTTCTTGATTTCGGCATTGCGGGTAGACTAGATCACCGCCTAAAAACTGCTGTCACAATTTTGTTAGCAGAATACATTCAAGAAAACTCTGCAGGCTTCGCAGAAGAAATTTTACGAATAGGCAGCTATCCCCAAGACCTAAATCGCAGAGCCTTCGAGCTTGAAATTGATAGGGCACTTAGACAATTCTACGGTGCTCCTCTAAAAGAAATCAGGATGGGAGAGCTTCTACGGAGGGCCTTCCAAATCAGCGCAAAGAACCACGTGCGATTGCCGTCAAATATGTTCTTATTGGTCAAGGTGCTAGTAAACATCGATGGAATAGCACGTCAACTATACCCTGATTTTGATTTTGCAGGTGAAGCCCGCCCTTATGTCAGACGCGCTATGCGCGAAGAGTTTTCCATCCACATTCTAGCAAATCAAGCGTATAAAAGCTTAGTCTTATTTAAGAATTTCCTTTTCTCGCTTCCTGACATAGCACAAGATCTCCTAGGACGAATGGTTGAAGGTTCGTTCCGCATCAATTTTAAGCACGAAGGATTGGAAGGTCTTATGCGTTCCCTCGAAAGAGCAGCCAACCGCCTTTCATTTGCACTAGTAGCGAGTGCTACAATTGTCGCCTCCGCTCTCATTGTTGCCGCGAAAATAGGCCCTTTATGGCACGGATATCCAATCATTGCACTCATCGGATTTGGCATTTCTATAATTTTTGGCTTTTGGCTGATGATTGCAATACTTCGTGCAGGTAAGCTTTAAAATAATATATAATAAGCCAAAGTCTATTTTGAGAGCTTTTCCATGACAAACAAAAATCTTTTACGATCACTGCCGTCAATTGACAGATTGCTCGGTGAACCTTCGTTAAAAGAACTCATTGGTGAAATTCCAAGGCCATACGTAGTTGAAGCAGCAAGGAAGACCCTTGACGAAATACGTAGCCGTATTCGTGAAGGTTTTGCCATAAAAGAGGAAGACATCTCGTTCGAAAGACTTACCCAATACATTCGCCTTCGCGCCGAAGCCCTTGCAAATACCTCCATCAGACGAGCTATAAATGCTACAGGCATTGTGCTTCACACAGGTTTAGGTCGCTCAGTGCTCCCGGTAGCTGCGCAGAAAGCCCTCATTGATGTCGTTTCTGGACATTGTAATCTCGAAATAGATCTTAAGACGGGTGGCAGAGGAAAGCGGTCGGAACACTACCAAGAGTTGCTCAAAAATTTAACGGGAGTGGAATCGGCTCTCGTTGTGAACAATAACGCCGCTGCAGTATTTCTTGCGCTCAACACTCTAGCGTGTAGTAAGGAGGTCATAGTTTCACGAGGAGAGCTGGTCGAAATTGGCGGCTCTTTCCGGATGCCCGATATAATGGCTAGTGCGGGCGTCAAACTAATAGAAGTAGGAACAACAAACCGCACCTATGTTTCTGACTATGAAAATGCAATATCTGAGGAAACTGGACTAATACTAAAAGTACATACAAGCAATTTTTGCATCGTCGGTTTTGCAAAATCACCAGCGCTCAGCGAACTTGCCGAGCTAGGCAAGAAGAAAGGCATCCCCGTAATGGAAGACATAGGAAGTGGAGCACTTATGGACATGTCCCGCTTTGGACTTAAGTCCGAACCTACGGTGCAGGAAAGCATTCGTGCTGGTGCTGATATCGTTACATTTAGCGGTGATAAACTCTTGGGAGGACCACAATCAGGGATAATAGTTGGGCGAAAGGAATTTGTGGAAGCGATGGCACGAAATCCGCTATCGCGAACATTTCGTATAGATAAACTAACAATAGCCGCCCTGGAAGCAACTCTTAAACTC from the Armatimonadota bacterium genome contains:
- a CDS encoding ATPase, with the protein product MASSEQKVVHIRRNVQDYGDPYLNREKPEEISVCRECKCVYAGDRWQLESQAAKLLKNAKKIIYTLCPACQKIHDRMPGGIVNISGNFAKNHEQDIVNLLNNENERAMTINPIERIIDIEHSNDGLVVWTTNEKLAQRIGRQLYKAYRGEVEYHWSEDTKLARVYWRRD
- a CDS encoding phasin family protein, which produces MFETLRRFMFIGLGVAALSKEKTKQLIDEFVERGELTSEEGKKLFEEWISKAEEQGKNLNEKIRNQIRQMLRELDIADRRQIGTLEKKIDELEKRLEELASKLQKSEGSE
- a CDS encoding AarF/ABC1/UbiB kinase family protein, encoding MVFEKRRRHLARFIEMGRVLARHQWEHLLAQLGLSELFHLRPHGKGILPDPTDVRESLEELGPTFIKLGQLLSTRPDIIPSQYVAELEKLQDTAPTVPINKILKVIEEEFGMAPDSIFEHFDETPLAAASLGQTHLATLKNGTKVVVKVQRPDIHRIIETDLEILQGLAHFVEQHSERMRTLGISDLVEEFAITIRQELDYTHEGRNTDRIKENLKELKFVRVPTVYWEYTTPKVLTIEQITGIKITDISELDERGLDRKNVAKNLAKAFMEMIFIHGFFHGDPHPGNLVVLDDCAIGLLDFGIAGRLDHRLKTAVTILLAEYIQENSAGFAEEILRIGSYPQDLNRRAFELEIDRALRQFYGAPLKEIRMGELLRRAFQISAKNHVRLPSNMFLLVKVLVNIDGIARQLYPDFDFAGEARPYVRRAMREEFSIHILANQAYKSLVLFKNFLFSLPDIAQDLLGRMVEGSFRINFKHEGLEGLMRSLERAANRLSFALVASATIVASALIVAAKIGPLWHGYPIIALIGFGISIIFGFWLMIAILRAGKL
- the selA gene encoding L-seryl-tRNA(Sec) selenium transferase — its product is MTNKNLLRSLPSIDRLLGEPSLKELIGEIPRPYVVEAARKTLDEIRSRIREGFAIKEEDISFERLTQYIRLRAEALANTSIRRAINATGIVLHTGLGRSVLPVAAQKALIDVVSGHCNLEIDLKTGGRGKRSEHYQELLKNLTGVESALVVNNNAAAVFLALNTLACSKEVIVSRGELVEIGGSFRMPDIMASAGVKLIEVGTTNRTYVSDYENAISEETGLILKVHTSNFCIVGFAKSPALSELAELGKKKGIPVMEDIGSGALMDMSRFGLKSEPTVQESIRAGADIVTFSGDKLLGGPQSGIIVGRKEFVEAMARNPLSRTFRIDKLTIAALEATLKLYVDSDTVSRNIPTLRYISRPLSEITHAANQLKAKLITSISDNAKIEIIDGFSEVGGGSLPGQQLPTKLVAIYSADISPIDLAQKFREANPPIFGRVGDDKFLLDIRTVEDSEIEAIAQVASQILSH